Genomic segment of Myxococcus stipitatus:
TCCGTCGCGGGTGATGACGCACTTGGCGATGAAGGTGCCCTCCACGCGCGCCATGCGGGCCTGGTCCGTGTACTCGAGCGGCGGGCCCGCCATGAGCACGGGCGGCGTCATGCCTCCGCCGAACGGGACGACGTCCTCACCGGTGCCCTCGGCGAAGCCATTCGGCAAGCCCGTGATGAGCGGCACGCCGATGACGTTGCTGTTGGGGTCGCCTTCCGGGTGGCCGCCGGCGACACCGTCATTCGGATCTCCGACGGGTGCATTGTTGGTGCTGGACGAGGTGTCGACAGGGTCGGGCTGCGCGGGCTGAGGGTCCGCGGGGAGCGGCTGGATCTGCGTGGGGATGACGTCGCGCCGAGGCTTGCGCGGCTTGGGCTGCACGGCCTGCTTCGCCTGTGCGGGAGCCGGCGGGGTGTAGCCCTTGGCCACCTGCGGACCCGGTGCGAGCTTGAGGACGTAGTCCTTGTCCAGCCCGGTGTCCGTCGGCACGTCGGCGGGCCGCGCGGAGATGACGAGCACCGCACCGAACAGTCCCGCGTGGATGGCGACGGACCACCACAATCCCAGGCCCAGACGTCCAGCTCTCTGCCGCTCGATGACTGACTTGAACACGGAAGGCCTCCTCCTGCCGAAGGGCGCTCCCGGAGGTTCACCGCACCACACGGTGCCTCTCCGGCGTGGGCCTTTGGCTTTGGAGCGCCCGTCCACGCACCATTCAAACTACGCAGG
This window contains:
- a CDS encoding energy transducer TonB — translated: MFKSVIERQRAGRLGLGLWWSVAIHAGLFGAVLVISARPADVPTDTGLDKDYVLKLAPGPQVAKGYTPPAPAQAKQAVQPKPRKPRRDVIPTQIQPLPADPQPAQPDPVDTSSSTNNAPVGDPNDGVAGGHPEGDPNSNVIGVPLITGLPNGFAEGTGEDVVPFGGGMTPPVLMAGPPLEYTDQARMARVEGTFIAKCVITRDGLVRDCRVIKGLEHMNEETLNALHHRRYTPVTFQGRATSVSYVFTLRFKLPR